The following are encoded together in the Candidatus Glassbacteria bacterium genome:
- a CDS encoding YdcF family protein encodes MIRRLVVCCLVVLGFQLALAGFILLSHAWWLDAMGRWLVVDDQLVASRAIVAVSGQNNRRRYAIKLYRQGYAECLIFNVSDTTYYFGEAIDPVESILADAAAYGLSPASILINRDVTSTWQDAHATLNTLRRHDFDSVIVVSSPLHMRRVKMTYDRVLDDAGIRISYCSIPLEEDKVDLNRWWTREREFIKVYNEYLKIGFYCFKYFR; translated from the coding sequence ATGATCCGCCGGCTGGTTGTCTGCTGCCTCGTCGTGCTGGGATTCCAGCTTGCGCTCGCGGGGTTTATCTTGTTGAGTCACGCCTGGTGGCTGGATGCCATGGGCCGCTGGCTGGTGGTGGACGATCAGCTCGTGGCCAGCCGCGCGATCGTGGCCGTGAGCGGACAGAACAATCGACGGCGCTACGCCATCAAGCTTTACCGTCAGGGCTACGCCGAGTGCCTGATTTTCAACGTCAGCGACACCACCTACTATTTCGGCGAGGCAATCGACCCGGTGGAGAGTATCCTGGCCGATGCGGCGGCCTACGGGCTCTCGCCCGCTTCGATCCTGATCAACCGCGACGTGACCTCGACCTGGCAAGACGCCCACGCCACTCTGAATACTCTCCGCCGGCACGATTTCGATTCGGTTATCGTTGTCAGTTCTCCATTGCACATGCGAAGAGTTAAAATGACCTATGACCGGGTCCTGGACGACGCCGGCATCAGGATCAGCTATTGCAGCATCCCGCTGGAAGAAGACAAAGTGGATCTCAACCGCTGGTGGACCCGTGAGCGGGAGTTTATCAAAGTCTATAACGAGTATTTGAAAATAGGTTTCTACTGTTTTAAATATTTCAGATGA
- a CDS encoding tetratricopeptide repeat protein: MSMRRIEINSLPRAFFFALIISVWTGLNAVAAGKELHSTNRRAIGLYEEGLELAEREQFDRALDKLKAAIDTDPRFLEAHLRYMDAFRSVGRGEEVVEMYSTMRDKNPDSPMFNFLYGRTANDLNEKRAAFRKTLSLDPQFYYAQFGIGGSYMLEGRLNEAIMALNKALEIKPGMTDALRLLGSIYMDKGMPLQARTALERAITVDSNDVQVLLRLGQTYSQLERYESAEKTFRRAAALEPEEPLFFYYIGLVCEMNGRPAEAAENLERFLRMAPDHEMAPSVRKMAEKLKKEAG, encoded by the coding sequence ATGTCAATGCGCCGGATCGAGATTAACAGTTTGCCGCGAGCTTTCTTCTTTGCGCTTATCATCTCCGTTTGGACGGGTCTGAACGCTGTCGCCGCCGGGAAAGAACTTCACAGCACCAACCGCCGGGCGATCGGCCTCTACGAGGAGGGGCTGGAACTGGCCGAGAGGGAGCAGTTCGACCGGGCTCTGGACAAGCTGAAAGCCGCGATCGATACCGACCCCCGGTTTCTGGAAGCTCACCTGCGCTACATGGACGCTTTCCGCAGCGTGGGCCGGGGCGAGGAAGTGGTGGAGATGTACAGCACCATGCGCGATAAGAACCCGGATTCGCCGATGTTCAATTTCCTCTACGGCCGCACCGCGAACGACCTTAACGAAAAACGCGCGGCGTTCCGCAAGACCCTCTCACTCGACCCGCAGTTCTACTACGCCCAGTTCGGGATCGGCGGTTCGTATATGCTCGAGGGGCGGCTGAACGAGGCGATCATGGCCCTCAATAAAGCGCTGGAAATCAAACCCGGCATGACAGACGCCCTGCGCCTGCTCGGTTCGATTTACATGGACAAGGGCATGCCGCTCCAGGCGCGCACCGCGCTGGAGCGGGCTATCACGGTGGATTCAAACGACGTCCAGGTTTTACTGCGACTCGGACAGACCTATAGCCAGCTCGAACGATACGAGTCGGCGGAGAAAACTTTTCGCCGTGCCGCGGCTCTGGAGCCCGAAGAGCCGCTGTTTTTCTACTATATCGGTCTCGTCTGCGAGATGAACGGCAGGCCCGCCGAGGCGGCTGAAAATCTCGAACGGTTTCTGCGGATGGCCCCGGACCACGAGATGGCTCCGTCGGTCAGGAAAATGGCCGAAAAGCTGAAAAAGGAAGCCGGTTGA
- a CDS encoding DUF4091 domain-containing protein, whose protein sequence is MARSYLSLVAAVAVTLGAACCPTPDFHGKRHTYEAWAVPVEVRMARAAYRPDTAGKVIELEGLAGEILSAQIAVRSNTDLDSLHAEIGSLTGDVAAIPAECGRVRYGAYVPVVETLSWAADPLLETRSIDVSANQAQPVWLTLELPRDAAPGIYRGTVRVGCRARERIAEFTLRVEVLPARLPPVKDWTFDLFMWQDPTPVAAAHGVELWSEEHWRLLERYAENLAAHGLKSITTHIIYDPWHGVRGWGSDEMVLWKFPGEYVLGQADKFSWDFGIFDRYVGLMLDAGINRKIDLYSLVMGPWIIPDAHIRYFDSTTGESRTITMDVGDPRWYDCWRKFLPVLRQHLIHRGWYDISILGFDEKPEEIMRMIFGLVDEAVPDFPISQAGGFAGDDRNRGKEMVLHIGNFTDPARWAELEPVVREFKADPDRFVSFYTACGPRYPNTFMFSSLRESRLMPWLAARHGFDGYSRWAINLYPEDVWNRPRFTWASGDMFFVWPGPDGPLDSMRWEMIRQGIQDYEALGVARRLAREAGREDLLGLLDEAVNRGGTIHNCGAMPVIEDQRRKINSVIRDLGG, encoded by the coding sequence ATGGCCCGATCGTATCTTTCTCTCGTTGCGGCGGTTGCAGTGACACTCGGTGCCGCCTGCTGCCCGACGCCGGATTTCCACGGCAAGAGACACACATACGAGGCCTGGGCCGTACCGGTCGAGGTGCGCATGGCCCGCGCAGCCTACCGCCCCGATACCGCCGGTAAGGTGATCGAGCTGGAAGGGCTGGCCGGCGAGATACTCAGCGCGCAGATCGCGGTCCGCTCCAATACCGATCTGGATTCGCTGCACGCCGAGATCGGGAGCCTGACAGGAGATGTGGCCGCGATCCCTGCTGAGTGCGGGCGAGTCCGCTACGGGGCGTACGTGCCAGTTGTGGAAACTCTGTCCTGGGCCGCCGATCCCCTGCTGGAGACCCGGTCGATTGATGTCTCCGCCAACCAGGCCCAGCCGGTCTGGCTCACCCTGGAGCTGCCCCGCGACGCTGCGCCGGGAATCTATCGCGGAACTGTCCGGGTCGGCTGCCGCGCCAGAGAGCGGATCGCCGAGTTCACTCTGCGTGTCGAGGTCCTGCCCGCCCGGCTTCCGCCGGTCAAAGACTGGACTTTCGACCTGTTCATGTGGCAGGACCCCACTCCGGTTGCAGCGGCCCACGGAGTGGAACTCTGGAGCGAGGAGCACTGGCGGCTGCTGGAGCGCTACGCTGAAAATCTGGCGGCCCACGGGCTCAAATCGATTACCACCCATATCATCTACGATCCCTGGCACGGCGTCCGCGGCTGGGGCAGCGATGAGATGGTGCTCTGGAAATTCCCGGGTGAATACGTGCTGGGCCAGGCGGATAAGTTCAGTTGGGACTTCGGGATTTTCGACCGCTACGTGGGCCTGATGCTGGACGCCGGAATCAACCGCAAGATCGACCTCTACTCGCTGGTGATGGGACCCTGGATCATCCCCGACGCCCATATCCGCTATTTCGACTCCACCACGGGCGAATCACGCACGATCACGATGGATGTCGGCGACCCCCGCTGGTACGACTGCTGGCGCAAGTTCCTGCCGGTGCTCAGGCAGCACCTGATCCACAGGGGCTGGTACGATATCTCCATCCTCGGCTTCGATGAGAAGCCGGAGGAGATCATGCGGATGATTTTCGGGCTGGTGGACGAGGCCGTCCCCGATTTCCCGATCAGCCAGGCCGGCGGCTTCGCGGGCGATGACCGTAACCGCGGCAAGGAAATGGTGCTGCATATCGGGAATTTTACCGATCCGGCCCGCTGGGCGGAACTGGAGCCGGTGGTCAGGGAATTCAAAGCCGATCCCGACAGGTTCGTGTCGTTCTACACCGCCTGCGGACCCCGATATCCCAATACGTTTATGTTCAGCAGCCTGCGCGAGAGCCGGCTGATGCCTTGGCTGGCGGCACGCCACGGGTTCGATGGCTATTCGCGCTGGGCGATCAACCTGTACCCCGAGGATGTCTGGAACAGGCCGCGGTTCACCTGGGCCAGCGGCGACATGTTCTTTGTCTGGCCAGGCCCGGACGGTCCGCTGGACTCGATGCGCTGGGAGATGATCAGGCAGGGTATCCAGGACTACGAGGCGCTGGGCGTGGCGCGCAGGCTGGCTCGTGAAGCCGGACGCGAGGACCTGCTGGGTCTGCTGGATGAGGCGGTGAATCGCGGGGGTACTATCCACAACTGCGGTGCAATGCCGGTGATCGAGGACCAGCGGCGGAAGATCAACTCTGTTATCCGTGATCTCGGCGGCTGA